A part of Hippopotamus amphibius kiboko isolate mHipAmp2 chromosome 16, mHipAmp2.hap2, whole genome shotgun sequence genomic DNA contains:
- the LOC130837940 gene encoding EP300-interacting inhibitor of differentiation 2-like: MSELPADSSVPPAGAANDHGDVPQAEVGGGRRAAAPAQPVEASDRATAAAREGPMAAPREGPVAAAREARVAAVARVLAEPAEGEGAEARPRPRPGNGPGLAFVPNLLLPQHFEAMRVYQQGVRRFLEHFALAPGRIPELEGRRRGFVEPWGAREAAFDAEYRRDPQRMDADMLTLSITLTASAVINPLIRELGCDKCISRE; this comes from the coding sequence ATGTCCGAGCTGCCCGCAGACAGCAGTGTCCCGCCGGCGGGCGCGGCGAATGACCACGGCGACGTCCCGCAGGCGGAGgtaggcggcgggcggcgggcggcggccccggcgcAGCCTGTGGAGGCCAGCGACCGTGCGACGGCGGCGGCCAGGGAAGGTCCGATGGCGGCACCTCGGGAAGGTCCAGTGGCGGCGGCCAGGGAAGCCCGCGTGGCAGCGGTCGCCAGAGTGTTGGCGGAGCccgcggagggagagggtgctgaggccagaccccggcccaggcccggcaacggcccaggcctggctttcgtgccgaatctcctcctccctcagcattTTGAGGCCATGAGAGTTTACCAGCAGGGCGTGCGCCGCTTCCTGGAGCACTTCGCGCTTGCTCCTGGCCGAATTCCGGAGCTGGAAGGACGGCGCAGGGGGTTTGTGGAACCCTGGGGAGCAAGGGAGGCGGCGTTTGATGCGGAATATCGGCGGGATCCTCAGAGGATGGATGCTGATATGTTAACATTGAGTATAACTCTGACTGCGTCTGCAGTTATCAACCCTCTGATACGAGAACTTGGTTGTGATAAGTGTATCAGTAGAGAATAG